A genomic stretch from Cloacibacterium caeni includes:
- a CDS encoding Rossmann-like and DUF2520 domain-containing protein, whose translation MQIVLIGSGNVAFHLTKAFSEAQIPISQIFGRNTTELQKISEQFSIPFSTETLVDADLYIISVSDSSITEVSSLIKNENALVTHTSGSVSREALNGNYRKSVFYPLQTFSKSKNLDYSKIPFFIDAENENDEEILKNLASKISKNVMLANDEKRKYIHLTAVFACNFVNHLYARAKEISDSQGIPFDYFLPLIDETTQKIHELEPKLAQTGPAIRNDEKVLKLHESLLTDEEKLKIYKTLNESIKKMYH comes from the coding sequence ATGCAAATTGTACTCATCGGTTCTGGAAATGTGGCATTTCACTTGACAAAAGCTTTTTCCGAAGCTCAAATTCCTATTTCTCAAATTTTTGGAAGAAATACCACCGAACTTCAGAAAATTTCGGAGCAATTTTCCATTCCTTTTTCTACGGAAACTCTTGTTGATGCTGATTTGTACATTATTTCTGTAAGTGATTCTTCGATTACTGAAGTCTCTTCTCTCATCAAAAACGAAAATGCTTTGGTAACGCATACTTCTGGTTCGGTTTCACGTGAAGCATTGAATGGAAATTACAGAAAATCAGTTTTTTATCCGCTTCAAACGTTTTCAAAATCTAAAAATTTAGACTATTCTAAAATTCCCTTTTTCATAGATGCAGAAAATGAAAATGATGAAGAAATTTTGAAAAATTTGGCTTCAAAGATTTCTAAAAATGTAATGCTTGCCAATGATGAAAAAAGAAAATACATTCATTTGACAGCGGTTTTTGCTTGTAATTTTGTGAATCATTTGTACGCGAGAGCCAAGGAAATTTCTGACAGTCAAGGAATTCCGTTTGATTATTTCTTACCATTAATTGACGAAACTACCCAAAAAATTCATGAATTAGAACCAAAATTAGCACAAACTGGACCTGCTATTAGAAATGATGAAAAAGTGCTGAAACTTCATGAATCTTTATTAACCGATGAAGAAAAACTAAAAATCTATAAAACCTTAAACGAATCGATAAAGAAAATGTATCATTGA
- a CDS encoding Maf family nucleotide pyrophosphatase produces the protein MKILLGSNSPRRKELLQSLGFDFEVVSINCDEVFPENLSVENIAGYLSELKADAYRNLEKNEILLTSDTIVTFEGKVLGKPKNREEAVEMLQHLSGKTHQVYTAVSFKSSEKIITKTDVADVEFSEITDLEINFYIENYHPFDKAGSYGIQEWLGMAKISKINGSFYTIMGLPTHLVYETLKDLGF, from the coding sequence ATGAAAATATTACTCGGCTCTAATTCACCCAGAAGAAAAGAACTTTTACAAAGTTTAGGTTTTGATTTTGAGGTGGTTTCTATAAATTGTGACGAAGTTTTTCCAGAAAATTTATCCGTAGAAAATATTGCAGGATACCTTTCTGAACTCAAAGCAGATGCTTATAGAAATTTAGAAAAAAATGAAATTTTGCTCACTTCTGATACCATTGTTACTTTTGAAGGAAAAGTTCTCGGAAAGCCTAAAAATAGGGAAGAAGCGGTAGAAATGCTTCAACATTTATCGGGGAAAACTCACCAAGTTTACACCGCTGTTTCATTTAAAAGTTCTGAAAAAATTATCACTAAAACAGATGTTGCAGATGTAGAATTTTCAGAAATTACTGACCTAGAAATCAATTTTTACATCGAAAATTATCATCCTTTTGACAAAGCTGGAAGTTACGGAATTCAGGAATGGTTAGGCATGGCTAAAATCTCTAAAATCAATGGCAGTTTTTACACGATTATGGGATTGCCAACACATTTGGTTTACGAAACTTTAAAAGATTTAGGTTTCTAA
- a CDS encoding glycosyltransferase family 9 protein, whose protein sequence is MIVPVLKEFLAQNPDTEIIFVSRKNFADLFDGVERLTFRGVNLDDYKGFFGLRKLALELKKEFQPDFVADLHNVLRTKILSFFFKKTATLDKGRTEKKLLTRKENKIKKPLKPTTERYADVFRKLGFKLKLSHQLFPKSQQKSGIGFAPFAQHAGKMLPIEKSLELVKTLSKNYPIYLFGGGKKEVEILSKWEQEIENVTSLAGKLSLKEELQKISELELMISMDSANMHLASLVGTRVVSVWGATHYFAGFLGYGQSEKDIVEITDLACRPCSVFGNKPCFRGDYACLNQIEISEILKKI, encoded by the coding sequence ATGATTGTGCCTGTTCTAAAAGAATTTTTGGCACAAAATCCTGACACAGAAATTATTTTCGTTTCCAGAAAAAACTTTGCCGATTTATTCGATGGAGTAGAGCGATTGACTTTTCGTGGCGTAAATCTAGATGATTACAAAGGTTTTTTCGGGTTAAGAAAATTGGCTTTAGAACTGAAAAAGGAATTTCAGCCAGATTTTGTAGCGGATTTGCACAATGTTTTGCGCACTAAAATTCTGAGTTTTTTCTTCAAAAAAACCGCAACACTTGACAAAGGAAGAACCGAAAAAAAATTACTTACGAGAAAGGAAAATAAGATTAAAAAACCACTGAAACCAACTACAGAACGTTATGCAGATGTTTTCAGAAAATTAGGTTTTAAACTAAAACTTTCTCATCAATTATTCCCAAAATCTCAACAAAAATCTGGAATTGGATTTGCTCCTTTTGCTCAACATGCAGGAAAAATGCTTCCCATTGAAAAATCTTTAGAATTGGTAAAAACACTTTCTAAAAATTATCCAATTTATCTTTTTGGTGGCGGAAAAAAGGAAGTAGAAATTCTATCAAAATGGGAGCAAGAGATTGAAAATGTAACTTCTCTCGCTGGGAAACTTTCGCTTAAAGAAGAACTTCAGAAAATTTCGGAATTAGAACTCATGATTTCTATGGATTCTGCCAATATGCATTTGGCAAGTTTGGTGGGAACTAGAGTGGTTTCGGTTTGGGGAGCTACCCATTATTTCGCTGGATTTTTAGGATACGGACAGTCCGAAAAAGATATTGTAGAAATTACAGATTTAGCGTGCAGACCTTGTTCTGTTTTTGGCAACAAACCTTGTTTCAGAGGCGATTATGCTTGTCTTAATCAAATAGAAATTTCAGAAATCTTGAAGAAAATTTAG
- a CDS encoding SufE family protein encodes MTIQEKQQEIIEEFEFLDDWEQKYEYIIDLGKELKGLPEDKKTVENLIKGCQSKVWLDAEFRDGKLFFNADSDGILPKGIVSLLVRIYSGHSTQEILDSDFDFISKIGLQEFLSPSRANGLMAMTKQIKFYAVAFQLKS; translated from the coding sequence ATGACAATTCAAGAAAAACAACAAGAAATTATAGAAGAATTCGAGTTTCTGGACGATTGGGAGCAGAAATACGAATACATTATAGACTTGGGAAAAGAACTGAAAGGTTTGCCTGAAGATAAAAAAACAGTCGAAAATCTGATTAAAGGTTGCCAGTCAAAAGTTTGGTTAGACGCCGAATTCAGAGACGGAAAACTCTTCTTCAATGCAGATTCTGATGGAATTTTACCGAAAGGAATTGTTTCTCTTTTGGTGCGAATTTACAGCGGTCATTCTACCCAAGAAATTTTGGATTCTGATTTTGATTTTATCTCAAAAATCGGTTTGCAAGAATTTTTATCGCCTTCCAGAGCCAATGGTTTAATGGCAATGACCAAACAAATTAAGTTCTACGCGGTTGCATTTCAGTTAAAATCGTGA
- a CDS encoding KdsC family phosphatase, with protein MSHLEKLKNIKAFVFDVDGVFTDGSVYLLPEGNMCRVMNVLDGFAVVKALKKDYKICVITGGDDPMVRHRIHYLGITDYYAKVHHKLEKFEEFKTKYNLQNEEILTMGDDIPDIKMMKISGISACPPNSVAEVKEISDYISPVYGGKGAVRDVIEQVMKVQGTWIDDDTQSI; from the coding sequence ATGAGTCATTTAGAAAAATTAAAAAATATAAAAGCCTTTGTTTTTGATGTAGACGGCGTTTTCACAGACGGTAGCGTTTATCTATTACCAGAAGGAAATATGTGCAGAGTGATGAATGTTTTAGATGGTTTTGCAGTGGTAAAAGCATTGAAAAAAGACTATAAAATCTGCGTGATTACAGGTGGAGATGATCCCATGGTTCGTCACAGAATTCATTATTTAGGCATCACAGATTATTATGCAAAAGTGCATCATAAATTAGAAAAATTCGAAGAGTTTAAAACCAAATATAATCTTCAAAACGAAGAAATTCTTACGATGGGAGATGATATTCCAGACATCAAAATGATGAAAATTTCTGGAATTTCAGCTTGTCCACCCAATTCTGTGGCAGAAGTGAAAGAAATTTCGGACTATATTTCTCCTGTTTATGGTGGAAAAGGTGCTGTAAGAGACGTGATAGAACAGGTCATGAAAGTGCAAGGAACTTGGATTGACGATGATACGCAGTCGATATAA